A genome region from Erigeron canadensis isolate Cc75 chromosome 3, C_canadensis_v1, whole genome shotgun sequence includes the following:
- the LOC122590577 gene encoding pentatricopeptide repeat-containing protein At5g65560 isoform X1 — MMMIQSTSVLKKPPNNSNFKILTSFFIHSSVSPSQSLPHSKKTQDFTSYLLTLLSLPNWEKNPKFKTIIPSISSSQVTSFFKHNPNLSPQKALTFFNLLSQRSTFKPSVESFASLLTILVKNQLLNVAEKTRISMLKACENDEDARFVLSFLRKMNVGGNDRIIFKISVRCYNTLLMCLSRFLMVDDMKCVFLEMLDDEIMPNIYTYNTMVNGYCKLGKVDVAGLYVSKIVQAGLKPDTHTYTSLILGHCRNKDVDSACKVFDVMPKKGCQRNEVSYTTLIHGLCEEMRINEALELFRQMGDDKCFPTVRTFTVLISALSKLDRTAEAWDLFKEMSVKGCEPNAHTYTVLIDGLCKERKMHEARKLLDVMEEKRVVGTVVTYNALIDGYCKEGKFENAIEMLEKMEKKGLKPNVRTYNELIGGYCKSNDVHKALVLLDKMIKMKLSPTVLTYNLLINGQCKHDDVDNAFRLISLMKENGVVPDEWTYSSIVEALCRRGSAEEAHELLNSLKLKGIKVNEVIYTTLIGGYFQIGKTDIGMTLFSEMLISEMLINECLPNSWTYNVLIHGLCKEDRIQEAFIITGKMIKIGFEPEITTYTIFIESLLKRFDFVDARKLFIQVSSFGLKPDVCTYTSFILAYCSQGMVKEAEAMMYEMLEKGVEPDTATYTVFIDTYGRAGKIKSAFDFLKCMINAQCEPSYHTYAVIVKNLLISQQRNNLKFQGFDLNISNVWKVMDLETAMELFSEMSKRGCGPNVKTFEAITVGLCREGRLEEACRLVSEMLTIGLIPSEHIYTSLVNSSCYLQMFDQALELLNTMVDNRILPHLDSYKLLICGLYNEGKHEEGKEVFCSLLEGYNSDEVAWKIFLDGMLKQGLVNECSELVDVMEEKGCHLNPHTSETLDDHISAKLLLDTKL; from the coding sequence atgatgatgatacaaTCAACATCCGTCCTCAAAAAACCTCCAAACAACAGCAACTTCAAAATTTTAACATCTTTTTTTATCCATTCCTCTGTTTCCCCTTCACAATCTTTACCCCACAGTAAAAAAACCCAAGATTTCACATCTTATTTACTGACCCTTTTATCTTTACCCAATTGGGAAAAAAACCCCAAGTTCAAAACAATTATTCCTTCAATTTCTTCATCTCAAGTTACAAGCTTTTTTAAACATAACCCTAATTTGAGCCCACAAAAAGCTCTCACCTTTTTCAATCTTTTGTCACAAAGATCCACTTTTAAGCCAAGCGTTGAATCTTTTGCATCATTGTTAACAATCTTGGTCAAGAATCAGTTGCTAAATGTGGCCGAAAAGACTCGTATTTCCATGTTGAAAGCCTGCGAAAATGATGAGGATGCAAGGTTTGTTTTGagttttttgagaaaaatgaaTGTTGGTGGTAATGATAGAATTATTTTTAAGATTAGTGTTAGATGTTATAATACATTGTTGATGTGTTTATCGAGGTTCTTAATggttgatgatatgaaatgtgtGTTTTTAGAAATGTTGGATGATGAAATTATGCCGAATATATACACGTATAATACTATGGTGAATGGGTATTGTAAGTTAGGCAAAGTTGATGTGGCTGGTTTATATGTGAGTAAGATTGTTCAAGCTGGGCTTAAACCTGACACACATACTTATACGTCGTTGATTTTAGGGCATTGTAGGAATAAAGATGTTGATAGTGCGTGTAAGGTTTTTGATGTGATGCCTAAGAAAGGGTGTCAGAGAAACGAGGTTTCGTATACGACCTTAATTCATGGGCTTTGTGAAGAAATGCGTATTAATGAAGCGTTAGAGTTGTTTCGTCAAATGGGTGATGATAAGTGTTTTCCGACAGTTCGTACATTTACTGTTTTGATTTCTGCTTTAAGTAAGTTAGATAGAACGGCAGAAGCATGGGATTTGTTTAAAGAGATGAGTGTGAAAGGTTGTGAGCCGAATGCTCACACATACACTGttttgattgatggattgtgTAAAGAGAGAAAGATGCATGAAGCGAGAAAATTGTTAGATGTGATGGAAGAGAAAAGGGTGGTTGGGACGGTTGTGACATACAATGCTTTGATTGATGGGTATTGTAAAGAAGGAAAGTTCGAGAATGCAATAGAGATGCTTGAAAAGATGGAAAAGAAAGGATTAAAACCGAATGTCCGTACTTACAATGAGTTAATAGGTGGGTACTGTAAAAGCAATGACGTTCACAAAGCTTTGGTTTTACTTGATAAGATGATTAAGATGAAACTATCACCAACTGTTTTGACTTACAATTTGCTAATTAATGGTCAATGTAAACATGATGACGTTGATAATGCTTTTAGGTTGATCAGTCTGATGAAAGAGAATGGTGTTGTTCCTGATGAGTGGACCTATAGTTCCATTGTAGAGGCTTTATGCAGACGAGGCAGTGCTGAAGAAGCTCATGAATTGTtgaattctctcaagttgaagGGCATAAAAGTTAATGAAGTAATCTATACGACTCTGATAGGCGGATATTTCCAAATCGGTAAAACTGATATTGGGATGACTCTATTCAGTGAAATGCTTATTAGTGAAATGCTTATTAACGAGTGCTTACCAAATTCTTGGACATATAATGTGCTCATTCATGGCTTGTGTAAAGAAGATAGGATTCAAGAGGCGTTTATTATAACGGGGAAGATGATAAAGATCGGCTTTGAACCTGAAATCACCACATATACTATTTTCATTGAGAGTTTACTAAAGAGATTTGACTTCGTTGATGCTCGTAAGCTATTCATTCAAGTGAGTTCTTTTGGATTGAAACCTGATGTCTGTACATACACTTCATTTATCCTTGCATATTGCAGTCAAGGAATGGTAAAAGAAGCAGAAGCTATGATGTATGAAATGCTGGAAAAAGGCGTGGAACCGGATACAGCAACATATACTGTTTTCATTGATACATATGGACGTGCCGGTAAGATAAAGTCtgcatttgattttttaaaatgtatgaTCAACGCGCAATGTGAACCTTCCTACCATACATATGCCGTGATAGTGAAGAATCTCTTAATCTCACAACAAAGAAACAACCTCAAGTTTCAAGGTTTTGATCTCAATATCAGTAATGTGTGGAAAGTGATGGATTTAGAGACTGCTATGGAGTTGTTTTCTGAAATGAGTAAAAGAGGATGTGGACCAAATGTTAAGACCTTTGAAGCAATAACTGTTGGTCTGTGTAGAGAAGGGAGGCTTGAAGAAGCCTGTAGGCTGGTAAGTGAGATGCTAACTATTGGGCTCATTCCGAGTGAACATATATACACCTCTTTAGTAAATTCTTCGTGTTACTTGCAAATGTTTGACCAAGCATTGGAGTTACTTAATACTATGGTTGATAATAGGATTTTACCGCATCTTGACTCGTACAAGTTGCTTATTTGTGGTTTATATAATGAAGGAAAGCATGAAGAAGGCAAAGAAGTCTTTTGTAGTCTACTTGAGGGGTATAATTCGGATGAAGTTGCTTGGAAGATTTTTCTTGATGGCATGTTGAAACAAGGGTTGGTTAATGAGTGCTCCGAGCTCGTTGATGTCATGGAGGAGAAGGGTTGTCATTTGAATCCACATACATCTGAAACATTGGACGACCATATTAGTGCTAAACTCTTGTTAGACACGAAATTATGA
- the LOC122592499 gene encoding phospholipase D beta 1-like: protein METQPNRFQDSAESSISGTTNVTNYPLDVDDGDDDISGNFTPNNTSSDHPINQKLAHNLFIGHHHSASYPSAFMPFPCQTQLLAIQQHASLDLANSQNYQIVPFGTPKKALKVLLLHGNLDIWVYEAKNLPNMDVFHKTMGDVFSRFPGKQTSDPYVSIAITSAVIGRTYVLPNSVNPVWNQHFNVPVAHHTAEIHFLVKDRDIVGSQLIGAVAIPVEHIYTGSKIEGFFPLINGNGRPCKNGAGLALSMQYIPMARLNFYNNGVGAGPLYGGVPGTYFPLRKGGRVTLYQDAHVPHESLPDFKLSEDVDYVHGTCWIDIFNAISNAKYLVYITGWSVWHKVRLVRDQPDSPMHSLGDLLKRKAQEGVRVLLLVWDDPTSRSIMGYKTDGLMATHDEETRRFFKHSAVQVLLCPRMAGKKHSWVKKKEVGTIYTHHQKTVIIDADAGNGKRKIVSFVGGLDLCNGRYDNPQHPIFRTLQTFHAEDYHNPTFTGSVTGCPREPWHDLHSRIDGPAAYDVMTNFEERWLKASKPRGIKKLKASNDALLKLEKFPELLRADDEPCVSDDDPEEWHVQIFRSIDSNSVKGFPKEPQEATSKNLVCGKNVLIDMSIHSAYVKAIRSAQHFIYIENQYFIGSSYNWKSYRDLGANNLIPMEIALKVASKIRAHERFAVYIIIPMWPEGVPTGSATQRILFWQNKTMQMMYQTIYNALVEVGLEEAFSPQDYLNFFCLGNREAIDPNDGSPNHGPDGSTPQGFARKNRRFMIYVHSKGMIVDDEYVLIGSANINQRSMEGTRDTEIAMGAYQPHHTWAKNITDPRGQIYGYRMSLWAEHLGTVCDSFTKPESIECVRQVRSMAEANWNQFASDEITDMNGHLLKYPVEVVRTGKVRSLPGFENFPDVGGQITGSFLGIQENLTI, encoded by the exons ATGGAAACTCAACCAAATCGTTTTCAAGATAGCGCGGAAAGCAGTATTAGTGGGACTACTAATGTAACTAACTATCCTTTGGATGTGGATGACGGTGATGATGACATTTCGGGCAACTTTACCCCAAATAACACTTCTAGTGACCATCCTATAAACCAAAAACTTGCACATAATCTTTTTATTGGGCATCATCATAGTGCTTCTTATCCGAGTGCTTTTATGCCGTTTCCTTGCCAAACACAACTTCTTGCCATACAACAACACGCTTCTTTAGATTTAGCAAATAGTCAAAATTACCAAATTGTACCTTTTGGGACTCCTAAAAAGGCTTTGAAAGTATTGCTCTTACACGGGAATCTTGATATATGGGTTTATGAGGCGAAGAACCTTCCAAACATGGATGTGTTTCATAAAACAATGGGGGATGTTTTTAGCAGATTCCCCGGAAAGCAAACTAGTGACCCGTATGTATCCATTGCTATCACAAGCGCAGTGATTGGAAGAACTTACGTGCTTCCCAACAGTGTCAACCCCGTTTGGAATCAACACTTTAATGTGCCTGTTGCACATCATACCGCAGAAATACATTTTCTTGTTAAAGATAGGGACATTGTGGGGTCTCAGCTTATAGGAGCTGTGGCAATCCCGgttgaacatatatatacaggATCCAAAATCGAAGGATtctttcccttaattaatggaAATGGAAGGCCATGTAAAAATGGAGCTGGTTTAGCACTCTCAATGCAATACATTCCAATGGCaaggttaaatttttataacaatGGAGTAGGAGCAGGCCCACTGTATGGCGGGGTTCCAGGAACTTATTTTCCTTTAAGGAAAGGTGGGAGGGTTACTCTTTATCAAGATGCACATGTGCCTCATGAAAGCCTTCCGGATTTTAAGTTAAGTGAAGACGTGGATTATGTTCATGGGACTTGCTGGATTGATATATTCAATGCAATTAGTAATGCAAAATATCTTGTTTACATCACTGGATGGTCGGTTTGGCATAAAGTGAGATTGGTCCGTGACCAGCCGGATTCACCAATGCACTCATTAGGAGATCTTCTGAAACGCAAAGCACAAGAAGGTGTTAGAGTTTTGCTTCTTGTTTGGGATGATCCTACTTCAAGAAGCATTATGGGCTACAAAACA GATGGATTAATGGCCACCCATGATGAAGAGACTCGGCGTTTTTTTAAACACTCTGCAGTGCAAGTTCTGCTTTGTCCTCGTATGGCTGGAAAAAAACATAGTTGGGTCAAGAAGAAG GAAGTTGGAACAATCTACACGCACCATCAGAAAACTGTTATTATAGATGCGGACGCTGGAAATGGTAAAAGGaaaattgtatcttttgtaGGGGGACTTGACCTTTGCAATGGGAGATATGATAATCCACAACATCCCATATTTAGGACTTTACAGACCTTTCATGCAGAGGATTATCATAATCCAACCTTCACG GGGAGTGTTACTGGTTGTCCAAGAGAACCATGGCATGATTTGCATAGCAGAATTGATGGGCCAGCAGCTTATGATGTTATGACCAACTTTGAGGAGCGATGGCTAAAGGCTTCAAAACCTAGGGGCATAAAAAAACTAAAGGCTTCAAATGATGCTTTACTGAAATTAGAAAAGTTTCCGGAACTTTTGAGGGCAGATGATGAACCTTGTGTTAGTGATGACGACCCTGAGGAGTGGCATGTACAG ATATTTCGTTCAATTGATTCAAACTCTGTTAAAGGATTTCCAAAGGAACCACAAGAAGCTACATCCAAG AATCTGGTGTGTGGGAAGAACGTGCTCATTGATATGAGCATACATTCAGCATATGTAAAGGCTATCCGCTCTGCACAACATTTCATCTATATTGAAAATCAGTACTTCATTGGATCGTCATACAATTGGAAGTCTTACAGAGATTTGG GTGCCAACAACTTAATTCCAATGGAAATTGCACTTAAGGTTGCTAGTAAAATTAGAGCACATGAAAGGTTTGCTGTGTATATCATCATCCCCATGTGGCCAGAGGGTGTCCCCACGGGTTCTGCAACTCAACGGATTTTGTTTTGGCAG AACAAGACAATGCAAATGATGTATCAAACCATCTACAATGCTTTGGTGGAGGTTGGTCTTGAGGAGGCATTTTCACCACAAGATTACTTAAATTTCTTTTGTTTGGGGAACCGTGAGGCCATCGACCCTAATGATGGTTCACCTAACCATGGTCCTGATGGAAGTACTCCTCAG GGGTTTGCTCGTAAGAATCGGCGATTCATGATCTATGTTCACTCAAAAGGCATGATAGTGGACGACGAGTATGTACTTATAGGCTCTGCAAATATAAATCAACGTTCTATGGAGGGAACTCGAGACACGGAAATTGCAATGGGAGCCTACCAACCTCATCATACTTGGGCCAAAAATATTACAGACCCACGAGGACAG ATATATGGATATAGAATGTCTCTTTGGGCCGAGCATCTTGGCACTGTCTGCGACTCCTTTACAAAGCCCGAGTCAATAGAATGTGTAAGACAAGTTAGATCCATGGCTGAAGCTAACTGGAACCAATTTGCATCCGATGAAATTACCGACATGAATGGTCATCTTTTGAAGTATCCCGTTGAGGTTGTTAGAACTGGTAAGGTAAGATCTCTGCCTGGATTCGAAAACTTTCCGGATGTAGGAGGTCAGATAACCGGGTCATTTCTTGGCATTCAAGAGAATTTGACTATTTGA
- the LOC122590577 gene encoding pentatricopeptide repeat-containing protein At5g65560 isoform X2, which yields MMMIQSTSVLKKPPNNSNFKILTSFFIHSSVSPSQSLPHSKKTQDFTSYLLTLLSLPNWEKNPKFKTIIPSISSSQVTSFFKHNPNLSPQKALTFFNLLSQRSTFKPSVESFASLLTILVKNQLLNVAEKTRISMLKACENDEDARFVLSFLRKMNVGGNDRIIFKISVRCYNTLLMCLSRFLMVDDMKCVFLEMLDDEIMPNIYTYNTMVNGYCKLGKVDVAGLYVSKIVQAGLKPDTHTYTSLILGHCRNKDVDSACKVFDVMPKKGCQRNEVSYTTLIHGLCEEMRINEALELFRQMGDDKCFPTVRTFTVLISALSKLDRTAEAWDLFKEMSVKGCEPNAHTYTVLIDGLCKERKMHEARKLLDVMEEKRVVGTVVTYNALIDGYCKEGKFENAIEMLEKMEKKGLKPNVRTYNELIGGYCKSNDVHKALVLLDKMIKMKLSPTVLTYNLLINGQCKHDDVDNAFRLISLMKENGVVPDEWTYSSIVEALCRRGSAEEAHELLNSLKLKGIKVNEVIYTTLIGGYFQIGKTDIGMTLFSEMLISEMLINECLPNSWTYNVLIHGLCKEDRIQEAFIITGKMIKIGFEPEITTYTIFIESLLKRFDFVDARKLFIQVSSFGLKPDVCTYTSFILAYCSQGMVKEAEAMMYEMLEKGVEPDTATYTVFIDTYGRAGKIKSAFDFLKCMINAQCEPSYHTYAVIVKNLLISQQRNNLKFQGFDLNISNVWKVMDLETAMELFSEMSKRGCGPNVKTFEAITVGLCREGRLEEACRLESMKKAKKSFVVYLRGIIRMKLLGRFFLMAC from the exons atgatgatgatacaaTCAACATCCGTCCTCAAAAAACCTCCAAACAACAGCAACTTCAAAATTTTAACATCTTTTTTTATCCATTCCTCTGTTTCCCCTTCACAATCTTTACCCCACAGTAAAAAAACCCAAGATTTCACATCTTATTTACTGACCCTTTTATCTTTACCCAATTGGGAAAAAAACCCCAAGTTCAAAACAATTATTCCTTCAATTTCTTCATCTCAAGTTACAAGCTTTTTTAAACATAACCCTAATTTGAGCCCACAAAAAGCTCTCACCTTTTTCAATCTTTTGTCACAAAGATCCACTTTTAAGCCAAGCGTTGAATCTTTTGCATCATTGTTAACAATCTTGGTCAAGAATCAGTTGCTAAATGTGGCCGAAAAGACTCGTATTTCCATGTTGAAAGCCTGCGAAAATGATGAGGATGCAAGGTTTGTTTTGagttttttgagaaaaatgaaTGTTGGTGGTAATGATAGAATTATTTTTAAGATTAGTGTTAGATGTTATAATACATTGTTGATGTGTTTATCGAGGTTCTTAATggttgatgatatgaaatgtgtGTTTTTAGAAATGTTGGATGATGAAATTATGCCGAATATATACACGTATAATACTATGGTGAATGGGTATTGTAAGTTAGGCAAAGTTGATGTGGCTGGTTTATATGTGAGTAAGATTGTTCAAGCTGGGCTTAAACCTGACACACATACTTATACGTCGTTGATTTTAGGGCATTGTAGGAATAAAGATGTTGATAGTGCGTGTAAGGTTTTTGATGTGATGCCTAAGAAAGGGTGTCAGAGAAACGAGGTTTCGTATACGACCTTAATTCATGGGCTTTGTGAAGAAATGCGTATTAATGAAGCGTTAGAGTTGTTTCGTCAAATGGGTGATGATAAGTGTTTTCCGACAGTTCGTACATTTACTGTTTTGATTTCTGCTTTAAGTAAGTTAGATAGAACGGCAGAAGCATGGGATTTGTTTAAAGAGATGAGTGTGAAAGGTTGTGAGCCGAATGCTCACACATACACTGttttgattgatggattgtgTAAAGAGAGAAAGATGCATGAAGCGAGAAAATTGTTAGATGTGATGGAAGAGAAAAGGGTGGTTGGGACGGTTGTGACATACAATGCTTTGATTGATGGGTATTGTAAAGAAGGAAAGTTCGAGAATGCAATAGAGATGCTTGAAAAGATGGAAAAGAAAGGATTAAAACCGAATGTCCGTACTTACAATGAGTTAATAGGTGGGTACTGTAAAAGCAATGACGTTCACAAAGCTTTGGTTTTACTTGATAAGATGATTAAGATGAAACTATCACCAACTGTTTTGACTTACAATTTGCTAATTAATGGTCAATGTAAACATGATGACGTTGATAATGCTTTTAGGTTGATCAGTCTGATGAAAGAGAATGGTGTTGTTCCTGATGAGTGGACCTATAGTTCCATTGTAGAGGCTTTATGCAGACGAGGCAGTGCTGAAGAAGCTCATGAATTGTtgaattctctcaagttgaagGGCATAAAAGTTAATGAAGTAATCTATACGACTCTGATAGGCGGATATTTCCAAATCGGTAAAACTGATATTGGGATGACTCTATTCAGTGAAATGCTTATTAGTGAAATGCTTATTAACGAGTGCTTACCAAATTCTTGGACATATAATGTGCTCATTCATGGCTTGTGTAAAGAAGATAGGATTCAAGAGGCGTTTATTATAACGGGGAAGATGATAAAGATCGGCTTTGAACCTGAAATCACCACATATACTATTTTCATTGAGAGTTTACTAAAGAGATTTGACTTCGTTGATGCTCGTAAGCTATTCATTCAAGTGAGTTCTTTTGGATTGAAACCTGATGTCTGTACATACACTTCATTTATCCTTGCATATTGCAGTCAAGGAATGGTAAAAGAAGCAGAAGCTATGATGTATGAAATGCTGGAAAAAGGCGTGGAACCGGATACAGCAACATATACTGTTTTCATTGATACATATGGACGTGCCGGTAAGATAAAGTCtgcatttgattttttaaaatgtatgaTCAACGCGCAATGTGAACCTTCCTACCATACATATGCCGTGATAGTGAAGAATCTCTTAATCTCACAACAAAGAAACAACCTCAAGTTTCAAGGTTTTGATCTCAATATCAGTAATGTGTGGAAAGTGATGGATTTAGAGACTGCTATGGAGTTGTTTTCTGAAATGAGTAAAAGAGGATGTGGACCAAATGTTAAGACCTTTGAAGCAATAACTGTTGGTCTGTGTAGAGAAGGGAGGCTTGAAGAAGCCTGTAGGCTG GAAAGCATGAAGAAGGCAAAGAAGTCTTTTGTAGTCTACTTGAGGGGTATAATTCGGATGAAGTTGCTTGGAAGATTTTTCTTGATGGCATGTTGA